In one window of Cydia pomonella isolate Wapato2018A chromosome 16, ilCydPomo1, whole genome shotgun sequence DNA:
- the LOC133526358 gene encoding uncharacterized protein LOC133526358 yields MHTLFVIFSIISLSLPFSASISCPPCLKNDYDRIPAYILYILGLMSILLLIVLITLIYVLLKTKFLKRNHNTQPAENFEERDAQCPTCQKTTAGGIHLEMNNGGVKNENENIYTLKRQDSEVLITNDFNTLRSPKKSDASGNVSPRIIKGVAKDLPYILPEQMTLICKEVLKRAAKNDSINSLQNIDQLAYENKPKDEIDLKCASTPALDLCDTPTTPHSDRKNQSDKNCFTNPGSRTSNISKADDGLESGSHSRDDKLEPSLEIYDFPKEPNNIYDTIPREKSKKVENLLGYVTPCFENELLSGHFKPKQEKHNYAEIKDISSEQSTIKNKSTDYNEYDNPKNANEINKMYMNANDVRIP; encoded by the exons ATGCATACGTTATTTGTGATATTCAGCATTATCAGTTTGTCATTGCCGTTTAGTGCTTCTATATCATGTCCTCCCTGTCTGAAAAAtg ATTACGATAGGATACCAGCATATATCCTATATATATTGGGATTAATGTCGATACTGCTTCTTATAGTGTTGATAACATTAATATACGTGTTATTGAAGACGAAGTTCCTGAAACGCAACCATAATACACAGCCTGCTGAAAATTTTGAAGAAAGAGATGCTCAGTGCCCAACGTGTCAGAAAACAACAGCGGGAGGAATTCATTTGGAAATGAATAACGGAGgtgtaaaaaatgaaaacgaaaatatttatactttaaaaaGACAAGACAGTGAAGTTCTGATAACAAATGACTTCAACACTCTACGAAGTCCTAAGAAATCCGATGCTTCGGGCAATGTTTCTCCAAGAATTATAAAAGGTGTTGCTAAAGATTTACCATATATATTACCGGAACAAATGACACTAATTTGCAAAGAAGTATTAAAACGTGCTGCCAAAAACGATTCAATAAACAGTCTTCAAAACATAGATCAATTAGCGTATGAAAACAAACCTAAGGATGAAATCGATTTGAAATGTGCATCAACTCCAGCTTTAGATTTGTGTGACACTCCTACAACACCCCACAGTGATAGAAAAAATCAATCAGATAAGAATTGTTTTACAAACCCGGGATCTAGAACTTCAAATATTAGTAAAGCGGATGATGGTTTAGAAAGTGGAAGTCATTCAAGAGATGACAAACTAGAACCCAGTTTAGAAATATACGACTTTCCTAAAGAACCAAATAACATATACGATACAATTCCACGTGAGAAAAGTAAAAAAGTAGAAAATTTATTAGGCTACGTAACACCATGTTTTGAAAATGAATTGTTATCTGGACATTTCAAGCCTAAACAGGAAAAGCATAATTATGCCGAGATAAAAGATATTTCATCCGAACAAAGTACGATTAAAAATAAGTCTACAGATTACAATGAATATGATAATCCAAAGAATgcaaatgaaataaacaaaatgtacaTGAACGCGAATGACGTAAGAATACCGTAA